From a single Lewinella sp. LCG006 genomic region:
- a CDS encoding ABC transporter permease: protein MFSSVKRLQRQLLRRISRRRSWRWAKRGLYFFVLIAVFANILANDKPYFCKYNDQWHAPLFRAIAVDLGISQWPAGQANLRWNELNLEGDFWPPVPYGPNQIDLYNNRYTSPLGAQKVKSLRYRHWLGTDHQGRDVLSGMIWGTRIALMIGILSMLLACIIGIPLGSLAGYFGNTGLRIKRSQAWGLLFGLLLGLYWGFLVRRPLLDTDQEIPYFAGGLFFTALASLLGSWLGGKLVTTHKQVTLPIDMLVMRAIETINSIPALLLLLAIVAIVPKPSTLAIIVILGLLSWSGIARFVRGEMLQIRSLEYIQAAKVLGASPMRSLWRHALPNALGPVYVALSFGIAGAILVEASLSFLGIGMPADVASWGKLLRFARSAPNAWWLAVFPGMAIFLTVTIFNLLGEAVSEEG from the coding sequence ATGTTTAGCTCGGTAAAAAGATTGCAACGACAGTTGCTGCGCCGAATCAGTCGCCGCCGTTCCTGGCGCTGGGCCAAGAGAGGATTGTATTTCTTTGTACTCATAGCGGTATTTGCTAATATCCTCGCCAACGACAAACCCTACTTCTGCAAATACAACGACCAATGGCATGCTCCCTTATTCCGGGCCATAGCCGTTGATTTGGGCATCAGCCAGTGGCCCGCCGGCCAGGCGAACCTGCGCTGGAATGAACTCAATCTAGAAGGAGATTTCTGGCCACCAGTGCCTTATGGGCCTAACCAAATCGACTTGTACAACAACCGTTACACGAGTCCTCTTGGTGCGCAAAAAGTCAAAAGCTTACGCTACCGTCATTGGTTGGGTACCGACCACCAAGGCCGAGATGTGTTGTCTGGAATGATCTGGGGTACCCGCATAGCCTTGATGATTGGCATTTTATCGATGCTCTTGGCCTGTATCATTGGTATCCCTCTGGGTAGCTTGGCTGGCTATTTTGGTAATACGGGGCTTCGTATCAAGCGTTCCCAGGCTTGGGGTCTGCTATTTGGCTTACTATTGGGCTTGTATTGGGGATTTTTGGTACGCCGCCCCTTGTTGGATACCGACCAGGAGATCCCTTATTTTGCCGGTGGTTTGTTTTTCACCGCCTTGGCTTCACTCCTAGGCAGTTGGTTGGGCGGAAAGCTGGTTACGACCCATAAACAAGTCACACTCCCGATAGACATGCTGGTCATGCGCGCCATAGAAACCATCAATTCCATTCCTGCTTTGCTCCTGTTGTTGGCTATTGTAGCCATTGTTCCCAAACCCAGCACGCTGGCTATCATCGTGATACTTGGATTGCTCAGCTGGTCGGGGATTGCCCGTTTTGTGAGGGGCGAGATGCTACAAATCCGATCATTGGAGTACATTCAGGCCGCCAAGGTCTTGGGCGCGTCTCCGATGCGTAGTCTCTGGCGGCACGCGCTACCCAATGCCTTAGGCCCCGTATACGTAGCACTTTCCTTTGGTATTGCAGGTGCAATTCTCGTTGAAGCCAGCCTATCCTTTTTAGGCATCGGTATGCCCGCCGATGTGGCCAGTTGGGGCAAACTACTGCGCTTTGCACGTTCGGCGCCCAATGCCTGGTGGCTGGCCGTATTTCCTGGCATGGCTATTTTCCTTACGGTCACCATTTTTAATCTGTTGGGAGAGGCGGTGAGTGAGGAAGGTTAG